One Bacteroidota bacterium genomic region harbors:
- the folE gene encoding GTP cyclohydrolase I FolE produces MDIINNDNDYKEEDGYVKIERYNDEKISKISSLYKQLLGLLGEDPNREGLLKTPERVAKAMCYFTQGYNTDPAKVIEKAMFKEEYRQMVIVKDIELYSLCEHHLVPFFGKAHVAYIPDGYITGLSKIARVVDIFSHRLQVQERLTVQIRDCIQDTLHPLGVAVVIEAKHMCMVMRGVQKQNSVTTTSAFTGEFLNKLSTREEFIHLIGTKLH; encoded by the coding sequence ATGGATATCATCAATAACGATAATGATTACAAGGAAGAAGACGGATATGTGAAAATTGAACGATACAATGATGAAAAGATCAGTAAAATTTCGTCTTTATATAAACAATTGTTGGGCCTCTTAGGGGAAGACCCCAACCGGGAAGGATTATTAAAAACTCCGGAAAGGGTTGCCAAGGCAATGTGCTATTTTACACAGGGCTACAATACAGATCCGGCTAAAGTCATTGAAAAAGCCATGTTTAAGGAAGAATACAGGCAAATGGTTATTGTCAAAGACATTGAGTTGTATTCATTGTGTGAGCACCACCTTGTGCCGTTTTTCGGAAAAGCTCATGTTGCCTATATTCCAGATGGATATATCACCGGATTGAGTAAAATTGCAAGGGTTGTGGATATTTTTTCACACCGTTTGCAAGTACAGGAAAGATTAACCGTCCAGATACGCGACTGCATCCAGGACACACTTCACCCGCTTGGAGTTGCAGTGGTCATTGAAGCAAAACACATGTGCATGGTTATGCGCGGCGTTCAAAAACAAAATTCAGTCACTACAACATCCGCCTTTACAGGTGAATTTTTGAATAAGCTTTCCACCCGCGAAGAGTTTATTCATCTCATCGGGACAAAGTTACATTAG
- a CDS encoding 6-carboxytetrahydropterin synthase — protein MVYLTRREQFNAAHRLFQKGWSDEKNREVYGPCSNPNWHGHNYQLFVTVKGEVNAELGLVADLKKISTLIKQYVINKIDHKNINLEVDFMKGKIASTENLAIAIWGELEAPLHELKVDLHCIKIVETENNFFEYYGN, from the coding sequence ATGGTATACCTGACGCGTCGCGAACAGTTCAATGCCGCTCACCGTCTTTTTCAAAAAGGATGGAGTGATGAAAAGAATCGGGAAGTATATGGCCCATGTTCGAATCCAAATTGGCACGGGCATAACTATCAGCTTTTTGTGACCGTCAAAGGGGAAGTTAATGCCGAACTGGGCCTGGTTGCTGATCTTAAAAAAATCAGTACCCTAATCAAGCAGTATGTCATCAACAAAATAGACCATAAAAATATAAATCTCGAAGTAGATTTTATGAAAGGGAAAATAGCTTCGACAGAAAATTTAGCAATAGCAATATGGGGGGAGTTGGAAGCCCCGCTGCACGAGCTTAAAGTGGATTTACATTGCATTAAGATTGTTGAGACTGAAAATAATTTTTTTGAGTACTATGGAAATTAA
- a CDS encoding aspartate kinase, protein MKVLKFGGSSVGSPERILEVKKIVEKQDENCIVVVSAFQGVTDQLVEICRQAPLHNNIYQEQFRQLCDRHKDVVKSLIAENRRETVLRTLTELLQDLEDVLHGLFLLRDLTPKTSDYILSFGERLSALIISNVIENVSYADPGEFIRTDSAFGKAKVDFNLTDGLISKHFAHPSKCTIIPGFIGRNAQGETTTLGRGGSDYTAAIIAAALDASVLEIWTDVDGFMTADPKKVEKAFAIRNLSYSEAMELSHFGAKVVYTPTIQPVFKKN, encoded by the coding sequence ATGAAGGTTCTGAAATTCGGAGGTTCGTCGGTCGGAAGCCCTGAACGGATTCTTGAAGTAAAAAAGATTGTTGAGAAACAAGACGAAAATTGCATCGTGGTTGTATCTGCCTTCCAGGGGGTTACAGACCAACTGGTGGAAATTTGCCGTCAAGCGCCGCTACATAACAACATTTACCAGGAACAGTTCAGGCAATTATGTGATAGACATAAGGATGTTGTAAAAAGCCTTATAGCAGAAAACCGCAGAGAAACCGTCTTACGAACTTTAACCGAACTGCTGCAGGACCTTGAGGATGTGTTACACGGACTTTTTCTGCTCCGCGATTTGACTCCAAAAACTTCCGATTATATTTTAAGTTTCGGGGAAAGGCTTTCGGCATTGATCATTTCGAATGTTATCGAAAATGTATCTTATGCTGATCCCGGAGAATTTATCAGGACGGATTCTGCTTTTGGAAAAGCAAAAGTTGATTTTAATCTAACGGATGGACTCATCAGCAAACATTTTGCCCATCCTTCAAAATGCACCATCATCCCTGGTTTTATAGGCAGGAATGCTCAAGGAGAAACCACTACCCTGGGCCGTGGAGGTTCTGACTATACTGCAGCAATCATTGCTGCAGCCCTTGATGCTTCTGTACTAGAAATTTGGACTGATGTAGATGGATTTATGACCGCTGACCCCAAGAAAGTTGAAAAAGCTTTTGCAATTAGAAATTTATCTTATTCCGAAGCTATGGAACTTTCTCATTTTGGGGCCAAAGTGGTTTATACCCCTACCATTCAGCCTGTATTTAAAAAAAATAT
- a CDS encoding DUF3795 domain-containing protein yields MKPIEKNESSIAFCGLYCGACKAFLNERCPGCQDNVKAKWCKVRTCNLNHDYKSCADCSEYPNPMDCRVYNNFISKLMGVVFRSDRNACLAFIKDKGYENFAQYMTENRIMTIKK; encoded by the coding sequence ATGAAACCTATAGAAAAAAATGAAAGTTCAATTGCTTTTTGCGGACTCTATTGCGGAGCCTGTAAAGCATTTTTAAATGAAAGATGTCCGGGTTGTCAAGATAATGTTAAGGCCAAATGGTGCAAGGTCCGTACCTGTAATCTTAACCATGATTATAAAAGCTGTGCCGATTGTTCCGAATATCCCAATCCTATGGATTGCAGGGTATACAATAATTTTATTTCCAAGTTAATGGGGGTCGTTTTCCGTTCCGACCGTAATGCTTGCCTGGCTTTTATCAAGGACAAAGGTTATGAAAACTTTGCCCAGTATATGACAGAAAATAGAATTATGACCATTAAAAAGTAA
- the fabD gene encoding ACP S-malonyltransferase, which yields MKAYVFPGQGAQFVGMGKNLYDESPLAKELFEKANQILGFRITDLMFAGTDEDLKQTKVTQPAVFLHSVILAKTLGSSFQPDMVAGHSLGEFSALVAAGALTFEDGLKLVSARALAMQKACEKNPSTMAAIIGLQDNVIEEVCNSIKDEVVVCANYNNPGQLVISGSIKGIDEACELLKAKGAKRALKLPVGGAFHSPFMQPAKDELANAIHESVFSAPICPVYQNVNALPNTDPASIKQNLIDQLTSPVRWTQIVENMIHDGAQTFIEVGPGKALQGMIKKVNKEVEAQSA from the coding sequence ATGAAAGCATACGTATTCCCGGGACAAGGTGCCCAGTTCGTTGGAATGGGGAAAAATCTTTATGATGAATCCCCATTAGCTAAAGAATTATTTGAAAAAGCCAACCAGATTCTTGGATTTAGAATAACAGATTTGATGTTCGCCGGTACCGACGAAGACTTGAAACAAACTAAAGTAACTCAGCCTGCAGTTTTTCTGCACTCCGTAATACTTGCCAAAACGCTTGGAAGCAGTTTCCAACCCGACATGGTTGCCGGGCATTCTCTTGGTGAGTTTTCCGCATTGGTAGCCGCCGGGGCCCTGACATTTGAAGACGGGTTGAAGCTGGTTTCTGCTCGTGCCCTGGCTATGCAAAAAGCCTGCGAAAAGAATCCATCAACCATGGCTGCCATTATTGGGCTACAGGACAATGTCATCGAGGAAGTATGCAACAGCATAAAAGACGAAGTGGTGGTTTGTGCCAATTACAATAATCCCGGACAGTTGGTTATTTCCGGTTCAATTAAAGGAATTGACGAAGCCTGTGAACTTTTAAAAGCCAAAGGGGCAAAAAGGGCATTAAAACTCCCGGTTGGTGGTGCTTTCCACTCTCCTTTCATGCAACCGGCCAAAGATGAACTGGCAAATGCCATTCATGAAAGCGTTTTCTCTGCTCCCATATGCCCGGTATATCAAAATGTGAACGCATTACCCAATACCGATCCCGCTTCCATCAAACAAAATCTTATTGATCAATTAACCTCTCCGGTTAGATGGACACAGATCGTAGAAAATATGATTCATGACGGAGCCCAAACCTTTATTGAAGTTGGGCCGGGGAAAGCCTTACAGGGCATGATCAAAAAAGTCAATAAAGAAGTTGAAGCACAAAGTGCATAG